GATTGCATTACTACCCGCCATCACTTTTGTTATTCACCGCTTCTGGACTTTTGCGCGCGCAGAAGCCTCTTAACTCTATTAACTCAAAAAAATGAACTCAACCGTGTCCCTAAATCAAACCATCGAAAAACACTTTAACAGCATATATTGGCTAGTACTTATCACTGCGGTTACGCTGTCGTTGATTTACGCTTCAAACCAAATATTAACTGGCGACCAATTTCAAATGCTCGTTAAGGGCTACTTAGGGGCCTACCAAGACAACTGGCTGAGCTACGGTAATGCTGCCAGTGTAGTGGGTAACGTTCCCGGCTCTTTATCAACCTACATTGTTGGCATCCCTTTGCTACTATGGGATTCTGCATGGGCGCCTATGTTGCTGCTGCTCGCATTGCGAGTTGCTTCGTTCCTATTATTCGATATAGTCATTAAGCAAACTTTTAGCCCCACAGTAAGGCTAAGTTTTTTAGTACTCTACCTGCTTAACCCTTGGTTCCTATATGATAGCTTGATTTACAACCCTGCTTACTTATGCTTCTTTGCTGCGCTGCATTGCTGGTCAGCATTTAATATGAGCCAAAAACGATCTTTTATTTTTAGCTTTTTAAATGTCATCGCCATTGGTTTTGCTATGCAGCTACATTACTCATGGCCTATTTTGGCAGTGATGTCGGTTTACTTATTCTACCGTCGACTAATCCATGTTCATTGGCTAGGTATACTGTGCGGTTGCGCGGTCATATTTGTTTCTTTAATCCCTTACTTGATTGAGTTGCAAGCTAATGAGGCAATACAAGGGCAAGAATCTGATCGCTATATTGGCTGGGGAGGGGTGCATGTATACCCGGTGCTTAAATCGGTTCTTTATTGGTTACGCTACAGTTCATTCTTATTTTCTAACCGAATTATTACCGACGCCGAATTTTTATGGCTAACCGACATTAACTGGTTACGCATGGCTGTAGATTACCTATGGCAAGCTATTTTGTATGTAGTTGGTGGCTTAACCGTCATCGTTTCCTGGGGAATCAACCAACGCGTTTGGCGAAGAATAAAGCCACACTGGCGTTCTCGTGAACCTTTAAACCTATCCAGTCAAGATTGGTTAATGCATTATGCGTTTTCGGCTGTATTGGGGATTATTATCTCAGCGATTTTATCGCCGATTATTTTTTCATATTGGCATCTAATCATTACTTTTGGCTTTGCGCTGTTCCCAATTTTGTATCAGGCTGAACGTTGGCAAAAAAGCCAACCTAAGCGGCTAGCAAAGATCATAGTCATCATTATTGGCTATTTTTTAGTAGTCAATTTGGTCGCCAGTCATGACAGTAACAAATATTCATATAAACGCAGTTATGTAGAGCAAGAGCGCCAATACTTAATAGAAAAAGGCCTACCGGGCCAGTCACCACAAGACACTATAAGGTGATGAGCGTGCTAATAAAACTACTCTACAACTTACTGCTCATTCCTTTACTGCCTTTAGCTATGTATAAGTTGTATTGGCCAAAACCGGGCAAACCCTCGGTGGGAAAACGTTGGATAGAGCATTTTGGCCTAAGTAAAAAAGTGTCAGCGGTTGATGTCTGGTTCCATGCGGTATCAGTGGGTGAAGTATTAGCGGCCATTCCTTTAATTACTCAATTAAAGCAGCAGCAACCACAACTTAATATATTACTGACTACCACTACCGCTACAGGTGCTGAGCAAGCGCAATCAAAACTGGCGGATTTAGCCATTCATCGCTACGCCCCCTTTGATTTATGGCCGAGTATTCGCTGGTTTCTACATTTACATAAACCCAAGCGACTGTGGATTATGGAAACAGAATTGTGGCCAAATTGGCTGCAGCTTTGCCAAAATCAAAACATTCCGGTATCGCTTATCAATGCCCGTATGTCACAGCGCTCTTGCCAGCGTTATTTGCGCTTCAAAGGCTTTAGCCAGCGCTTGTATAGTCAATTAGGGCAAGTATTGGCGCAACACCAAGATGATGCTCAGCGCTTTAATCAATTGGGAGTTACAGCAGCCAACTTGGTGGTAACGGGTTCGATAAAATACGACCTACCCGATACCCAAGCCATACAGCAACAAGCAGAACAACTTCGGCCTAGTTTGTTTGGTGAGCGCTTAATATGGATTGCCGCCAGCACCCACAAAGGCGAAGACGAGAAAGTACTTAAGGTGATGCAGCAAGTTCGCAAGCAGCTTCCCGACAGCTTATTAATATTGGTGCCGCGACACCCAGAGCGCTTCGACCAAGTAGCCGAATTAATTGCTAACAGCGGCTTTGATTGCGCTCGTCGCAGCAAACAACAAAGCCCCTGTGCAAAAGATGCGGTTTATTTAGCCGATACCATGGGCGAGATGCTGTTGATGTATGCTTGCTCGGATGCCGCCTTCATCGGCGGTTCATTAGTGCCCGTTGGTGGACATAATTATTTAGAAGCTGCTGCACTAAGTTTGCCCTGCGTGGCAGGCGAACATGACTTTAACTTTTCAGACATAAGCCAACAGCTGCAAGCCTGTGGCGCACTTAAGCTAAGCGCTGATACAGAGCAACTGGCTAATTGGCTTAAAGCGTGGTTAAGCAGCGCTGAAGAGCGCAGCAAAGCCGGGGACGCAGGCTTGTCTATTGTTAAGCAAAACCAAGGCGCTTTAGCGCGTAGCCTAGCTGCGCTTTTGAACTAAACGTTGATAACAAGCCACAAAGTACTGCCAGTCAGACTCGAGCCAATGACAGTACCCAGGCTTTGCCTGTTCTTTTTCTAAAGAACGGTAGAAACGAGCAATGTTAGCTTGCTGCCATTTTTTTCTCGGTCGACAAATTCGGCCATTATCAAAGTCAATTAACCAAACCCTCTGCTGGTCATCAACCATGATGTTACGTAAATTGAGGTCGGCGTGATAAACCCCAGCCCGATGAAACTGCGCAATGGTCTCGGCAATTTTTTGCCATAAATTTAAAGGTAATCGACGCTCGCTAAGCAACTTAGCCAGATCTTTAGCGCCACTAATGCGCTCTAAGATCAAATCGGCTTGGAAGCTCAAACCTTTGCGTTTAACTCTACCGGCAATGGGTACAGGGGCTGGAAGCTCAAGCGCTTGTAACTTCATCAACAGCGAGAACTCTTTCCACACTCGACTGCGTTGGAGGCTGGAATACAAATAGCGGTCATTGCTCAATTTAGCGACTAAGCCACCACGATGATAATGGCGTAATACAAATTCTCGATGTTCAAAACGAAAAAACAGGGTTTTACCTCGGCCCATCGCTTGGCCTACCACTGCTCTATTTTGCTGCCAATGGCGGGGCTCAAAATAAGCATCACTTACCTGCTGCCACACTGCCGGATTATAAAATAGCCAGCCGTCGGCGGTTTTCTGTTTTTCAATCTGCATAGTTATCGCTTGTGAAACAAATCTCAGCAATTTTACAACGCAAGCTGCAAAAAGCATAATACTTAAGAAAATCCGCCACTTTTGCCAAAATGACCAAGCAGCAAACCACCTTAAAAGTCTGTATTTTACGCCTATCAGCTATCGGCGATGTCTGTAATGCTCTGGCTGTGGTTCAGCAACTTCAAAACAGCTACCAACAAGTCCACATCACCTGGGTATGTGGTAAAGCAGAAGCACAGTTATTATCTGCCTTCAGCAATATAAAACTGGTTGTATACGATAAAAAAGATGGCTTAAAAGGCATGCTCGCTATTAAACGAGAGCTTAAAGGCCAGCAATTTGATGTGCTATTACACATGCAAGCGGCGTTACGCGCCAGCTTGCTTAG
The Agarivorans aestuarii DNA segment above includes these coding regions:
- a CDS encoding 3-deoxy-D-manno-octulosonic acid kinase — translated: MQIEKQKTADGWLFYNPAVWQQVSDAYFEPRHWQQNRAVVGQAMGRGKTLFFRFEHREFVLRHYHRGGLVAKLSNDRYLYSSLQRSRVWKEFSLLMKLQALELPAPVPIAGRVKRKGLSFQADLILERISGAKDLAKLLSERRLPLNLWQKIAETIAQFHRAGVYHADLNLRNIMVDDQQRVWLIDFDNGRICRPRKKWQQANIARFYRSLEKEQAKPGYCHWLESDWQYFVACYQRLVQKRS
- a CDS encoding 3-deoxy-D-manno-octulosonic acid transferase, producing MSLNQTIEKHFNSIYWLVLITAVTLSLIYASNQILTGDQFQMLVKGYLGAYQDNWLSYGNAASVVGNVPGSLSTYIVGIPLLLWDSAWAPMLLLLALRVASFLLFDIVIKQTFSPTVRLSFLVLYLLNPWFLYDSLIYNPAYLCFFAALHCWSAFNMSQKRSFIFSFLNVIAIGFAMQLHYSWPILAVMSVYLFYRRLIHVHWLGILCGCAVIFVSLIPYLIELQANEAIQGQESDRYIGWGGVHVYPVLKSVLYWLRYSSFLFSNRIITDAEFLWLTDINWLRMAVDYLWQAILYVVGGLTVIVSWGINQRVWRRIKPHWRSREPLNLSSQDWLMHYAFSAVLGIIISAILSPIIFSYWHLIITFGFALFPILYQAERWQKSQPKRLAKIIVIIIGYFLVVNLVASHDSNKYSYKRSYVEQERQYLIEKGLPGQSPQDTIR
- the waaA gene encoding lipid IV(A) 3-deoxy-D-manno-octulosonic acid transferase — protein: MLIKLLYNLLLIPLLPLAMYKLYWPKPGKPSVGKRWIEHFGLSKKVSAVDVWFHAVSVGEVLAAIPLITQLKQQQPQLNILLTTTTATGAEQAQSKLADLAIHRYAPFDLWPSIRWFLHLHKPKRLWIMETELWPNWLQLCQNQNIPVSLINARMSQRSCQRYLRFKGFSQRLYSQLGQVLAQHQDDAQRFNQLGVTAANLVVTGSIKYDLPDTQAIQQQAEQLRPSLFGERLIWIAASTHKGEDEKVLKVMQQVRKQLPDSLLILVPRHPERFDQVAELIANSGFDCARRSKQQSPCAKDAVYLADTMGEMLLMYACSDAAFIGGSLVPVGGHNYLEAAALSLPCVAGEHDFNFSDISQQLQACGALKLSADTEQLANWLKAWLSSAEERSKAGDAGLSIVKQNQGALARSLAALLN